Sequence from the Chanodichthys erythropterus isolate Z2021 chromosome 12, ASM2448905v1, whole genome shotgun sequence genome:
aaccattttcagactctttgagaaatgaggcgatgtgcaatgtatattacAAGAAAATTAAAGCGTTTTtctgaccttggatgcatgtaaacctaatgtaggagactccaaaacaaaattggGAACCTTTAAAAATAGCTTAATAGGGGGACTTCAAAAGGAGCTAGTTGACCTTAATAATCGATTAGTCTGTTAGATGTCTAGTAGGAACAGTTCTCTAATGGTAACGCTATACAACTGCACTCTATAGACAGCTCACATTGAAACATTGTGCTTCTCTTCAAATATAACAGACATGTAACAGTTCCGGTGAAACTCTGTCAGATAAAAAGTTAATGAATGGATGGAGGTGTGCAGCTCTCCAGTCCTGTTCCCATCTCAAACTCCTGGTCTTGTCCACTGTGTGTCAGACAGCGGAGTTCATGAGAGTCATGCAGTAATCTGTCTCTCTCCCCCCCCGAGACGCCGGCAGCTATTAAAcgctgcagctttaattaatcTGATGCTTCTGACtcgtctctctctccctctcctaTTTTCACACGTTATGTAGGATCATTCCTCCCTCACTCGGTCTCATATCACAACCGTTTAATTAAAAGCAGCTCCGCTCTGTTTCAAATCTCACTTAAGCCCTGTggtatcacacacacacaaaatcgcGCACACACGCGCACACCATCTTTTTCTGACTTTCTCACCCCTTCTTCACTACAATAACCTACTGGTTtgaacatttacaaaaaaaaaaaaaaaaaaaaattatatatagccCCAGTGGCTTCATGGCAACTGTGCACGATgggcaatatgcatttaaacCAGGTAAATGTAAAAAGACTATTTTAAATTCACTTGAATATGCCTATGACCACAAGCCACAATAGCCACACCCATGATGTCATTTAATTGATGTCATTTCATGTCACAGGATGCCATAGGTCACTTTGAAATTAGTGCAAATTATCTTTTGCAGCTCAAACATTTGTAAGTCCAGTATTTATCTCtatagttgcgtcccaaatgacacactatacacttatgcactatgtactcatcaGTGTAGTGCGttaattgtataaggttattttgttatttaacattGGAGTCTGACAGCCCCTTCCCCTCCGCTACGTAATTAAatctgtgacagttgagtgcatgaagtgtccaacattccacactttgttttttccgttaatttagtgcatcttCCAGgtttttaaagtgtactttttctttttggaatttttagGGTGAACACACTACTTGCACTATTTTTACTTAAAAGTGtcagaatagtgcataagtacgcgaattgggacaCACCTTATGTCTTTAACATCATTATTAAATGACCTAGTTAGCCCAATTATAAAACTTTGTCATTGTCATATAGAAAAGGATAAGGCCTAAGAGATTTCTTATCCTTTAATGTAGGCAAATGCACACAGCAATAAAAGGGTTAAACTCTAAACCATCAACACACtcaaagagaaagagaaggaTCCAGTGAGACGAAAGTACTGCACAACACTTTTAGAAATATACCTatgctgccatctagtggttatACTATGCatgaaattagatttttttcattcatttatagTAGTCAActtttgaagtggatcaaaacctttcatcaaagttgtcctaaaaccttcctcttaggacaacttagttcttaggacagttttgattaacttttttgatccacttcaaatgttgactactgtatttcAAAAAGATAACAGCAATCTGTCTATTTTTAACTTGCACATACTTcttgaattgaaaaaaaaaaaaaaaaatagaatgtgtttatttctaatatttgtattttatatagtAATAAATGGTGTATAAATTATTGTTTAGAAGATATGAGActcttcctgtttccttttttttgacattattttaatccCTCGCCATGGCAACACCATTCATAATTTCCAATATCCATTCGCAATTTAACATTTTCAATGTCTTAAACCGCTATAGCTtgattacaaaacaaaacagaaattatattccattaataatataataaaattcaaTATGAATGCATTTCTGCCACAATACCATGGTTACAGTTAGCGTTACTACAGTAAATCATGGTAAATGTCATGGTAAAACGACTTGAGGATTGAAAAGCGTGCCAAATTTTTGTGTTACTCCTTGTACGCACTCACCAGGTGCAGCTACAGGAACTCCATTGATGCTGGTGAGCTCCTCAGGTGGACGTTCCTCAATCACGATGTCTCGTCCGCTCTCCAGACTCAGATCACAGGACGTGCTGGGCGCCGCCACGTAAAACGGTACCCCATGATGTTTGGCGGCGATGGCCAGCTGATACGTGCCCACTTTGTTCGCCGTGTCACCGTTTGCAACAACCCTGTCCGCTCCGACGACGACAGCTGTGTGCAAACAGGAACGTTAACAACATCTGGTAAAACTGATACAGAAACGAAGCTCAAGCAAACACGTGTCACCTCACCTGTGATGCCTTTCTCCCTCATGGCGAGCGCCGCCATGCTGTCTGTGATGAGGGTGGCCGGGAATCCTTCAGCGACTGCCTCGTACGCCGTCAGTCGGGCGCCCTGGTTGTAGGGCCTCGTCTCTGTGCAGTACAAGCGCTTCAAGCGTCCCAGTGAGTGCAGCGACCGTACCACTCCTGTATGGATCGGTTACAGCGATTCATTTCTATCATTTCTACACGAGCGCATGAATAACACACGCGCAGACTCACCGAGAGCTGTGCCGTATCCCGCTGTGGCGAGGCTGCCAGTGTTGCAGTGTGTGAGGATGGTGACGGAGTCTCGCGGGACTCCAGACAGGATGTGCTGGGCGCCGTAGTTGCCAATTTTTTTGTTGTCGTTCACGTCTCGCTCCAACATATCTTCGATCCAGCCAATCACGCTGTAGCAGGGGCGTGGCCAAGAGAGAAACACATAAATAGTCAGAGAAAGCAAATGTTTGTTATGATTATCAGTACTTTGCTGGAGATTAAAGGTCATACAAATAATTCTAATTCTCTCCCACAGTGAAAGTTGGATAAACAGTGAATTTGGATGCACACAATAACAATTATAATTTCCTTTAAGGctctttattaaatatattcttcatttaaaaataacagttatttatattataatatgtagatttatattatttatttattatataaatagagaaaaacaaacagtaatactgtgatattacaatttaaaataacttttcgatatacaacatatttttgaatatgttgtaaaatataatttattcatgttacagcaaagtttattttctaaattatatattataatattataaatgaaatgaattcttattaaattaattaaaattcttaaatcaagatttCAATTCTTCAAATATCACAACACGTGCTGGTTAAACTCCGGTTTCACGTGAGTGCCCATCAGTGTCACCTGTCTCTCAGCTGCTCTGCGTTTTTCTCCATGCTCTCGTTCTCGGTGAACTCCATGAGCTCGCGGGCGGCTCGACCCATGTTGACCGCTGTGGGTCGCGCGGAAGTCAGGTGGCACAGAGAATCCCTGATGAAGGAAACGAGGTCATCACCCCCAGCGCCCGCCCGCAGCTCCACCGCCAGGCTCAGGCACCCCACGATGGCGATGGCAGGAGCGCCACGCACCTGCAGGGTGAAAGGTCACACGCCAGAGAGTCAGAACCACACGTTCTCCAATGATTCTCATTAAGAGGAAGTTTATTCCTCACGCACTCTGCTCTCACAAATCATctatttaaattgattttcatGATTTTAATGCTTCCATTCAGGTCTAAAATCAGCTCACTGGAATGGAAAAACACATTATTATAGTGAAAAGCCCCATTAATTAATTCATACTGATGTGAGACAGTTGAATGAGTTTTTCTGGACacattttttgaggaaaacagcAATTCCTTTTCAGAGTTTCGATGAAATTGTCATAGTGTGACTTCAGTTCAGAGGTTATTAAACAGCTCCAGCTGAAATTACATAGTGTGTGGTAAGAATGATGTCATCATTCCTTAAGCACTTCTGTCATTATGATAACAATGGATAATTATGACATCAGTGGTCGAATGACATCATTTAGTTCAAAGAGATGATTCCCAGCAAACATTTGGCCGTTTAATGACCGTTGAAAAGACGTCCCTCCGACATGGTTAaaaaaatagttccaaaatgAAAGTTATAAAACGTATCTGAATGCATTTTTAGCAAATGTTCTGTTGTTACATATTTTTATCGATTTATGCCATCCTACCTCGACTATTTTTGGCCCGCAATGTTGCTGTTGGACCAATGTTTGTTGGGTTTACATGACTGTGGTGGTTTAATAATAGTATGACATCACCATTCTTAACAGAAAACACTCAAATCTTTGTATGAGACACTCTTGGTGAATCATCAGAGAAGATGAATGGAAAGTATGACCATTACTTAAAAGGAATTggtcactttcaaataaaattttcctgataatttattaatttattaaaatttaatgtccttctctcttcagtctaaaagaaattaaggtttttgatgaaaacattccaggatttttctccatatagtggacttcaatggactccaaagggttgaaggtcaaaattactgtttcggtgcagcttcaaagggctttaaatgataccagacgaggaataagggtcttatctagagaaaccatcactcattgtctaaaaataaatgaaaaaatgttatatgttttaaccataaatgctcatcttgaactagctttgAACTAGTTTGaactaaagtttgaactaaattgtcatatacaatatgctagtgcaagtatataacaattagttcaaactttgacctgtggagggcagtaatacacttagcagtgtctacactgctagttcaagatgagaatTTATGGTTgaaatgtgtaatatatatatatatttttttttttttttttttttttttagaaaatgagtgatggtttctctagataagacccttattcctcaacTGGGATCATGTaaaatgctttgaagctgcaatgaaactgtaattttgaccttcaactgtttggagtccattgaagtccactataaggagaaaaatcctggaaagttttcatcaaaaaccttaatttcttttcgactgaagaaagacatgaacatctttgatgacatggggggtgagtaaattatcaggaaattttaatttgaaagtgaactactcctttaaaTGCTTGCGCGTGCTTGTCACTTCCCGCCCATTAGTAAAGCTCTTGTGACAGTGACAGTGCCTGGCACAGGGCCGAGCCCCTCAATCCCTGATTGATCAATAATTCATGCAAGATATTTGCAGTAACGACTATTAATGAGGCGCAGACATGGCTGCCGGAAAACCATCACCCCAACACATTAATTATGCACCACATTAATCAAGACTGGAATGGCTTAAGAAAGAAAACTGGAGCAACAACACCTTGATGATGTCACAATGTGTGTTCATGAGCAATAAGTGGGCCGTTCACACGGGACAGGTAGCTATTTCCCAGCAAACATTGGACAGACGTCCCTGGTCAAAAAATAGTCGCGGTAGGATGGCATAAATCGGTAAAAATATGTTCACAGAACTAAAAATGCCTTAAACgtttagttcaccctaaaatgaaaataatgtcattaattactcaccatcatttCGTTCTTCATGATCTTCGGAGCAccaatcaagatatttttgatcaaatccgatggctcagtgaagcctccatagacagcaataacactccctttttcaatgcccagaaagctactaaagacatatttaaaacagttcatgtgactccagtgtttcaaccttaatattataaagcaacgagaatactttttgtgcgccaaaaataacaaaatagcgactttattccacaatatccaGTGaagggcaatttcaaaacactgcttcataaagcttcgaatcataagttttgaatcagtgattcgggcgcgtatcaaactgacaaagtcacgtgaactattgaagtttcaaaacacttatgacgtaacgaagcctcgtttactgaattcgagtgattttggcgctctgaatcactgattcaaaacaaaagattcataaagattcgaagcttcatgaagcagtgttttgaaatcgcccttcACTGGATattattgtggaataaagtcgcttttgttatttttggcgcacacaagcattctcgtcgctttataatattaaggttgaaacactgaacatgaacggttttaaatatgtttttagtagctttctatgcatttaaaaaagggagtgttattgctgtctacggaggcctcactgaaccatcggatttgatcaaaaatatcttaatttgtgtttcgaagatctCTTACAGGTgtaaaacaacatgagggtgagtaataaatgatataattttcatttttggttgaactaacccttttcaTAACTGTCAACTATTTTTCAACCATGACGTATTTTCAACGGTCATTAACCGTCCAAATGTTTGTTCAAATAGTTCAGAACTGTTTAACTTGAGTGTCATCGTAAAACACAACAGCCAAAAGCATCTGTGTGACTCATTTGTGCACAGACCAACAATTTAACAACAAAGTGCTGACCAAACGCAAGAAACTGTGTGAACGACCAAAAAATTAAACAGCGCAAAACTCTTTTGACGCAACACTTTAAAAAGGTGTGTGAGACGCTGAAAAAAATGATGAACGATAAAATATGTctgtcaaacaaacaaaccaaaaattagCACATCAAAACACAAGAACAAGAGCCAGCTAATGCAGAACGTTCCCTTAACGTTAGTGTAAAGCATAGACTGTAAAAGGTGTTAAGTACTTGATTTTCTTTTTAggaacatatttaattatttacaacAATAACGTTCCCAATTATGTcggaaaacaaaataaaactcacgcgtgtattatttaaataaacatagCGCAGAATGGACGCAAGAACGCGTCCTGATGCGCACAAGCGTTCATCACACTTTGAATGATGTGCGGGATCATTCCAGTAGATCAGAGAGGCCAACTGGGGTttcattaatgacattattaacGGAGATCCGTACCgattaatcatttaatttagtATGGTATAAATTGCAGGGACTTTATATCAAGCGCAGGTTATGCAGATCACACATGCACACGCACGAACAAAGCGCGACCCCGTGCTCTGATCCGACACAAAGGAACCTCTGCCCGGCATCGAGATGTTCGGACGTGCGTGAACGGAACCGGGCAGAGGATCCGTCGATCGGGCCTTCCGTACCTTCATGGTCTTGATGGCCTCATATCCGTCCCGCACCGAACGGATCTCGTCGAACACGGTCTCGTGCGGCAGCAGCAGCTGGTTGAGGATCTGCAGAGACCCGGACCGGTACCGGATCGCTTCCAGCGTCATGACCCGTATGAGATGCGGCTGAAGGTATTCCGGGAGCGCTGTCGCCGATGTGTGACGGGTTCCGTCGGTTAGTCTCGTGTCCTGTAGATTCGGGGTGTGTTAAAAGCAGGGTGAATCGTGAATCTTGAATCGCGAGGTGTGGGCGTAGTTTAAAGGCCTGCACGGACTGGGGGGGAAAAGCGCACGGCTCACGGAACCGCGTGTTCGCTCCGGTAGGAAGCCCCGCCCATCTGGTTCCTCCTACTCCTGTCAATCATCCTCCAGCGGCTGTGCGCGCTCCCGTGAATTTGACGTTCAGATGAAAccttttattattcttttaacTTCGGCAAAGCAACAGTAAGCGATTCAGACTATTCTTAGAGTGAATTGTAGGATCTAATGAAGAGCAGATGTGAGGACACTTAAGATCATGTTTCTGTGGAAGAATGTATGTATcgattaaaatgcacactagcgcAGTTTGATATTTTTATACGTCATGACGTTATTCACCTCAGAGGGCTTTTCTTCTTAAGTTAAAACTTTTGTTATCATTTGCTCATCCTCACGTCTTTGCAAACGATATATATTCTGTGTAAACgagatttaaaaatgttcacacaGATCTTTTTATACAGTGGAAGTGAATGGGGACTAGTTCGAGCgcaaaaaaaagtcaaacaCACTAAAGGATGATAATAACTGTTAAGATTTAATAATAAAGCATTTTAATGCTACAAGAAAATGAAAGTACACCACGACTATAataaccatagactgtaaaaaaaattgacGGCGCTTAATTCCTTTCATTGTATTGAACTTAAGCCAAAACGGACGCcgatgggcgctgacacgttacgcaaaaacgtcaaaaaaaaaaaaaaaaagtttggagcctgggcaaattatgcacaatttaaaattctacctataaaataataggctattctgtttctagaccaataatattttgaaacagcaaattcagtagataaactcaatataatatgccactagaaacaactctaaaaatgtcagaaacggtccttccattttaaataaaaggtttaaactaacgttacaggagatcgattgctgtagacagtgctctataattaattagagtaggctatcattagttttgtcctgctaattattattttagacacataaaaataattagtaactgccagataacgatcacctgctttttcccgtcATGGCTAACATTAGTGTTATCTtggctaataacatttattaattagcttatgaagcccacatttaacgttacccagaaaagctcagatatccgtcagatcctgtaggtcggtcagtatagtttactgctgaacaactcattttgtcggtgtgaaataacagaaattgaaaaataatagttttatatcttgaatctcccctcgaagctccgacagtcctcagagaagctgtcaatcaactgtgaatcacgacgacacgccccgtttctatAGCATCCAATTGCTAGCTAAAGtcaaacttatcacaaaaacgaacaattgaatataaatcagcgtgataacaataccttaaatgaccaaaaccatctttcggtaaattttatttgaagcataatttatttttatgttttaatttaagtCTCATTTGTTCGCATTgagagggtggggtttatgacctgttcTGCATCCTGtagagcccgcagcttcacttttcaggaagTATGAGACACACCTATGAGACACACCCATAACATGAAAGATTTTTCCAGCTTATGAACAGTAAAAACAtcgacagccaatcagaatccacccaTCTTTCAagagctcgagcatttaaagagataattcacccaaaaatacggacccccggacatgacatgcaggaaaaaaatagtaggctaaatcgtggacacgatttactaattcgtgcgcacaatttactatttcgttccctcgatttactcatttgtgcgcaagatttactaattggtaaatagtaaatagtgctcacaattaaattttttttctggcatgtcatgtgcggggctctgtacaaaaatgaaaattctgtcatcattttactcaccctcatgtcatgtcattccaaacctgtaagacttttgttcatcttcggaaagcggtagttgcgtaggctgtcaatggagggacagaaagctcttagATTTAGTTAAAAAGACCTtcatttgtattccgaagatgaacgaaagtcttacaggtttggaaccacaTGGCATGAGGGTTCGtatatgatgacagaaattgCCACTAACCCCAAAGTGGCAGACGACAGTGCGTATTATAATAAACAACTATATAATTTGTTGGTATTTAAGCTAATATAGTATTGTTCTTATTCTGAACGGGCCTTAGGGGGCCATTCACACAACGCATTTTTGTGTAgagaagatttaaaaaaacaacaactcatGAATCTGCAAGACgcagcaaaaaaagaaagaaaaaagctaGACAGGCACAGTAGTCAAAGATGTCTGTCAAACACATgcgcagtgttttgaaaaaacgcattctgtgtgaacagtctctaaaagtataaaaaaatcgGTATGATTTGTGCACAATTTGAACTTCAATTCTCAATTGCGCTTGCTTACTTGTAAATATGGCATGTCAAGATGCCTCATGTCAAGTATGTATAATGAACAAGCTGAATTTATAACCAAACTTTAAAGGCAtggttcaaccaaaaatgaaaattttcccatgatttactcaccctcaagccatcctaggtctatatgactatcttctttcagatgaacacaatcagagatatacttaaaaatatccttagttctcaaagctttataatggtagtgaacagGGGGCCGcgttttgaagcccaaaaaaagaaattgcatccatccatggaaaaagtaatccatacgactccagggcaTTAATAAAGTCCtactgaagcgaagcgatgggtttttgtaagaaaaataccactaccatgtgttcgtctgaaagaagatagtcatatacacctaggatggcttgagggtgagtaaatcatgggataattttcatttttggatgaactatccctttaagttgttttttaattttttcttgaGAACGACAGTCCCAgtccacattcactttcattgtacgAAGCAGCCAGGACATTCTGCAAAACATCTCTTCCTTTTGTGTTCTTTGTAAAAATGAAAGTCATACGGGTTTGTAACAACACAAGTGTGAGTAAAGGCCAGTTCACCCCAAGAACGATAAGTATGAAGATAacaataacgataactatattataaCATTGTGTTTACTATAAATGCACTCTTCAGTTTTGTCAcctgccactttaaatgctcgagTTCTTTAAAGCTGGATGGATTCTGATCGGCTGGcgatgtttttatcattcatcagctggaaaaaaattcATGAAAATGATTCCAACGTTATCGTTCCTCTGTGTCGTTATCAGTGTGGTGTGGGCTTCCCTATTCTCATTGGATTAGAACGATAATTATCATACATGCTGTGAGCGAGccttaaatgatgacagaatttccatttttagctcaacttttctttttaattgccACATTAGACATTATCATATCCTTCACCGTAGATACATTAGCAAATTAATGCAGCTTTTAAAAAATAGACCCATCATCAGAACATCAGTACATACATTAATACATTAGAAGTGATTGCCTTCAATGTGTGGAAACGCAATAAACCTCATCTGTACATACTGGAGAGAAtgaggatgatgaagatgaaggCAAGCTAATGGAGTTCAGACACCATCCTAAAATAATAAAGAGGTTGTCATGGAAACGAGGCAGCTTTATGTCTGGCTCTGAAAAtgcaaaccaaacaaacaaacaaacaaacaaacaccccCATGAAAGAGTTGATATGCATCACACAGACATACTGAGATCTAGAAATGTGGATCTGCTCTACACAAACAACAAAGGGGTCGGATTGTGTCGGTCAGGGGTTAAAGTTGATGCCCTTTGACTCTGAAATAGACAAGCGAAGAAAAAGAGGCGACAGCTTCCCAAAAACATGCTGATCTCAGCATCTGAATCGACACCACATGACACACACAAAACCTCTTTATCAGGTTTTCTTCATTATCACCCAGATACAAAACCTCTTTATACACACTTGCTCGATTTTATAAAACCAAACAGAtccatgaacacacacacacacacacacacactctgacaCCATCCCCCATCCGAAACCCCCTCACAATGAACCCCATTTGATTTTCCCTCACGTCTGTTCTCCAGCGGGGTGCGGATAATCCGTGATTATGGGATATTATCCGCATCTCGTCCAtctaacacactcacacacacacttgaacATCTTCCCTAGAGTGCTGAGATTATTCCCATATCAGGGCCGTGCAGCGGCATTATCCTAATCTGGGAATACTGTAGGACACAGATTACTGTAAAGATGCTATTATAGACCGCAGATTAACAGCACTTAtacatgagagagagagagagagagaagagaggtTAGGGTGAACGAGAGGAGGAGATGGATGACGAGTAAAAGAAAAATaggcataaaataaaaagatcaatgtcatttttgtagTGCTAGTTACGTGCATGACTGTCAGTGGGAATGAATTCGGTTCTCAGataactatggaagcttgtttctgctacAACAAAAAGCAATTCTGACGTTTTCTCACAAGTGTgagtttttatcatgcaattctgactttctgtAATTttagttctgactttttttctcagaatggCAATATAACttacaattgcatgatataaaatcTGAACtgtcatataaagtcagaattgagatataaagtcagaattgcgtgatataatcAGAAtcgggagttataaagtcagaaatgtgatataaactcacaattctgactttataacaagcaattcggactttattacttgcaattctgactatatctcaattctgactttattacttgcaattgtgactatataactcgcaattctgactttataactcgcaattgtgacaaCTTGCaactgtgactttatatctcaattctgacgttatatctcacaattcttattttagaactcacaattatgacttaataactcacaattgacagaaaaaagtcagaatagtgatacaaaaattcgctattactttttttatttcatggtggaaacaagcttccatagataaCAGTGATCGTATGATCATATTTAGTTTTGAAGTATTTATTTACAGAGCATTTAGGAGGAATCTCACAGATTAAtgtcatatttcacaatatatataaGAATTTTAAGACCATTTGAATTGGAAATTAAGCACAATTTTCCCCATAATTCTCATTaataagattttatatatatatatatatatatatatatatatatatatatatatatatatatatatatatatatatatatatatatatatatatatcctaatCTTATTCCTTTTAATACTGTTATGTGAATCTAACCAGACACTAATAATTTGAATTActttttaacaaatatttttaattaatttcaaattgtattgaaaaaataaatgtactacACTAAATATTACCATCCTGTATGCTTATTGTAcgctttaaattatatatacatttttaacattatagtttaaatgtgcttaattattattaaaaaagtcacaatgcaaaaaaaagaaagaaaagaaaataataatggtcctaaaataatcatattttgctttatccaaaatataatttcaaatCTTTTGATTTTGGTCCGAAAGATGACCCAGCCATGTTCTTGATGGGTTTTTGTGA
This genomic interval carries:
- the mri1 gene encoding methylthioribose-1-phosphate isomerase, with the protein product MTLEAIRYRSGSLQILNQLLLPHETVFDEIRSVRDGYEAIKTMKVRGAPAIAIVGCLSLAVELRAGAGGDDLVSFIRDSLCHLTSARPTAVNMGRAARELMEFTENESMEKNAEQLRDSVIGWIEDMLERDVNDNKKIGNYGAQHILSGVPRDSVTILTHCNTGSLATAGYGTALGVVRSLHSLGRLKRLYCTETRPYNQGARLTAYEAVAEGFPATLITDSMAALAMREKGITAVVVGADRVVANGDTANKVGTYQLAIAAKHHGVPFYVAAPSTSCDLSLESGRDIVIEERPPEELTSINGVPVAAPGINVWNPAFDVTPHQLITGGIITELGVFLPSELQAALTGRLTAL